Proteins encoded by one window of Candidatus Nitrosocosmicus hydrocola:
- a CDS encoding winged helix-turn-helix transcriptional regulator gives MYHKTNDVGKTDNIDLERECIVKPQVKIINCPIRTSLGVLGKKWTMLIIRDIGFLKINRFNRILESIPGLTPRVLSMRLRELEKEEIIRCTQIKSEQTMVLWNLTEKGKDILPILLMLTAYGSKWYSEHVFEDKKPRRLDEVFLLPETMEQIVEYNKRLNFDRPFSSKRL, from the coding sequence TTGTATCACAAGACCAATGATGTAGGTAAAACGGATAATATTGATCTAGAAAGAGAGTGTATAGTAAAACCCCAAGTTAAGATAATAAACTGTCCAATAAGAACCTCATTAGGAGTTTTGGGCAAGAAGTGGACTATGCTAATAATAAGAGATATAGGTTTTTTAAAAATAAATAGGTTTAACAGAATTCTGGAATCGATTCCGGGTCTCACCCCTAGAGTATTATCGATGCGCCTTAGAGAATTAGAAAAAGAAGAGATTATTCGGTGCACGCAAATAAAGAGTGAACAAACAATGGTATTGTGGAACTTGACTGAAAAGGGCAAAGACATACTACCTATTTTGTTAATGTTGACCGCTTATGGATCTAAATGGTATTCTGAACATGTATTTGAAGATAAAAAACCAAGAAGATTGGATGAAGTTTTTTTGTTACCAGAGACCATGGAACAAATAGTAGAGTATAATAAGAGGTTGAATTTTGATCGTCCCTTCTCCAGTAAGAGGCTCTAA
- a CDS encoding winged helix-turn-helix domain-containing protein, protein MKYRSRTEIVAMILEAANGGATKTKIMYKAFLSYAQLKEYLSVLIENDLIEYVEGSEYKTTQKGLVFLKMNSEIEELLATPTRNYKTINN, encoded by the coding sequence ATGAAATACAGGAGCCGAACCGAAATTGTAGCTATGATTTTGGAAGCAGCAAATGGTGGTGCAACTAAAACGAAGATTATGTACAAAGCTTTTCTTAGCTATGCACAGTTGAAAGAATATCTTTCGGTGTTGATAGAAAACGATCTAATTGAATACGTAGAAGGATCAGAATACAAAACAACTCAAAAGGGATTAGTATTCTTAAAAATGAATAGTGAGATTGAAGAGCTGCTTGCAACTCCTACTCGCAACTATAAAACAATAAACAATTAA
- a CDS encoding GNAT family N-acetyltransferase, with protein MFNLEVKTATGYEQDAVIDALKLAFGADPATRWVWPDPREYILHFSKFARAFGGKAFVNNTAHYVGNYSGVALWLPPNTEPDVDTLLSLLRNTTTEEVQNTVPGVFEKMGSFHPNEPHWYLPLLGVDPLYHGKGLGSILMNYSTKIFDNLNTLAYLESSNPRNIPFYKRHGFELLGTIEVNKFPPLFPMLRKPQSLS; from the coding sequence ATGTTCAATCTTGAAGTCAAAACCGCAACCGGGTACGAACAAGATGCTGTTATTGATGCTCTAAAATTGGCGTTTGGGGCCGATCCTGCAACACGTTGGGTGTGGCCCGATCCGCGAGAATATATATTACATTTTTCTAAATTTGCAAGGGCCTTTGGAGGAAAAGCATTTGTTAATAATACTGCCCACTATGTTGGAAATTATTCGGGTGTCGCTCTTTGGTTGCCACCCAATACAGAACCCGATGTCGATACATTGCTTTCTCTGTTACGTAATACTACAACTGAAGAAGTACAGAATACTGTTCCTGGAGTATTTGAGAAAATGGGATCATTTCATCCAAATGAACCCCATTGGTATTTACCACTGCTTGGAGTCGATCCACTTTACCATGGAAAAGGACTTGGGTCTATCTTAATGAATTATTCCACGAAAATATTTGATAATCTAAATACACTGGCATACCTGGAATCGTCTAATCCGAGGAACATTCCTTTCTATAAACGTCATGGATTCGAATTGTTGGGGACCATTGAAGTGAATAAATTTCCACCTCTTTTTCCAATGCTCCGTAAACCTCAATCGTTATCCTGA